The genomic DNA GTTCTACGTGCCCCAGGTGTCGGGATTGATATGCAGCCGCGTTTCACTACCACCTATGTTGGAACTTGTTTGTGTCCTCTGCATTAACGGAAGGgatgatggtggtggtgctgCTGATAAGAGATGTTTATCTTGGCAGGCATTAGTGACGGGGAGGCTGAGACTCATAGCAAGGCTACAAGTGTATCTTCGCCACACCTGTTGTCGTTGATGGGAGATTTAGGCGGTGTGTTGAAAAAAAGAAGACAAGCTACGAAAGTAACGTGCGGCTGATACTTTCGAAGCTGCACATACCCAAGAGAGCCAATAGGGGCTTTAGTGTGGCGCCCTCACTGCCCTCAGAAAGTGATTGGCGCAAAGACACAGCGATAAGGGTACAGCAAGGTCCTTCATCCTCATAAGAGCTCACTGGGTGAGCTGATCATATGCAAGCATCGCTGATAGTGGTGCAGTCACCCTATCTAGGTACCATCCGGAAACGGCAATCGGTGAATGTAATGCAGGACGTTGTTTCCTACCTATGATACGCAGAACCCCCACGCTCAAAATAGTCGGCGTACAGGTTTGTGAGGCTATGGCGCTTTTTAGGGTCACACCTTGTGCATAAGGCAGGCTTTTTGGTGCGTCGGATGGACCCCACGCTGACGGATGCCGGATAGAGCGGACTGGGACTTACCGGTGAAGGGTGGCATGATGGAGGGGTTAGAGTGAGGCAGGCTGACTGGGGACAGTGGGGCGCTCGGTGGCTGATGCAAGGACGGGTAGGGCGGAAGCTTGTACACATGGTAGTGGAGCTTGTGGAACGGAGATGGGGAAGGCGCCACTCTTTGCTTTTCTTTCACATGGGTATGCATAAAGTAGTTAGTCGTGTGCTACAAGTTTTATCATTCGACACGGCCCCTGGCTCCGAACACATAGAAAGTATATCATGAACTTCTAGTAAATTTCAAATCATCACTACACTTCTCCATATTCCAATGCAGAGGGCGGATCTAAAAAGCCGACTAGCTCCGTGTAGAAGACAGGAAGTATCAAGACAACAGAGAGTAGACTTCATACCCCAGATAGAGACCAGTAGAACAACAGTATGCCTCTCTAGAAACTAATGTTTTCCAACGTGGAAACCTCACATGGGTACTTTGGTTTTAAACTTAAGCTCAATGTCTCCTACGGAAGAGGTAGAGGTCTCCACTCACAAAATTTATACCGCCAATCCCAGCAAACAGAAAGCGACATTAATCATTCTTCTCACAATTTTAGAACATAAACACTCTATCAGGTAGTTTTTAGGTTTGTATGTGGGCTCAACGGCTTTTGCACACCACACGATAAGCAGCCGGGAACCATTTTTATTCAAAAGGAAGGCGAAGAGACCACAGGACATTATCATCTTTGTAGTTGGTTTTAGGAAAAACACATGCATTGTGTAAGTCCTTCTTTGGATTTTTTTCCGGGTTTCTAGAAGTTTGAGGAGAAAGATGACAGATAGAAAAGAGGAGCAGAGGGTTTATATAGGTGGCCGACTCGCGATATGCAGCGCACATGCATCCCCCACTTCATCCGTTTCGGAAATATATACGCTGTCCGCTGCCATCAATTTTTACACGACACTCTTCTCTCCACACAAATTAGCAGATTTTTGCGTCCGTTTTATTTCCACAGCAACGAGAAAATATACGTGGTTAAGGTTTGTTTCAAAGAACATCGAGATCGAGGACATGCTGCCTACTTTTATGCAGAAGAGTAATGAGATGGAGTCGTATGTAGGGTAAGAAAGAAAGATGGTAGAGAGTTGCCAAAGACTTTTATATGCGAGAGTAAGGCTGGAAAAGCAGGGTATGAGTATTGACTGGTGGTGATTTTCAGCAACAGAAGAACACATTTGTAGGTAGCATCAGCTCTTTTAACCAAGATAGAACCATACGGTGATAGTAAATCTGTTTTAATCCACAATACCCAGAGAGGGAAAGAAGAAAAGCGGAAAGTTTTTGATACCGGAGCCTATACACAGGCTCGGAGCAAACAGCCACATCTTCAGGAAGACCCTTATTTTTGAAACGGTCGAGGAACGATGTGAAGTATTCGTCTTGTCTTTCACCACACTATCTACAGTGCCTGATTTAAAGAAGTAGAGAAGTAAGAAGAAGAGACCGGTGTTTATACCCTCAGCTGCCAAAAGCCCCAGAGGAAACAGACATGCGAAAGCTCGGAACACGTTTGAAGAATAGCAGAAGatgtaacggtttgggccttGCCAAGATCCACTTGagtgagagttgggtacggctatcgctaccacactttatcatcacacacacctatatagctgcagttcctccatagctaaACAATacaacgcagtcctcctcctctcctcaccCCGTTACAGAAGACCATAGACCAGTTCAATCTTGAATTTTCGACTAGAATCGGCCGAGAAAAGACTTGCTCCCCGTTTTTCTGAGATTTTGACACCACTCTCAGCGTGTAATTTTTAGAAAAGTAAAAAAGTAAAAAAGTAAGAAGTAAGAAGGAGAAAGCAAAGGTTTTATACCCCATCGCCACCAAGAGACCAACAGAAAACAGCCATTTGTTTTTAGCGCGTTCATTTTCGAAAGGCAGAAAACCATGTAGCAAAGCTGAGAGTGTTTTAGGAATAGCGAGGAACAAGATACTCATATTAATCCGAGTTTTTAACACACCATGTATAATATGTGCAATGGTCGAATTTAAGAGAGGAGAAAATGAGAAGGAGAAAGCAGAAGTTTTATACTCCACCACCAGCTCCAGACAACTCAGAGGAAACAGGCATAAATCCTGGGGAGATCGCTTTTAAGAAAGGCAGAACACCATGCCAGAATCCTCTATCAGAATGAACAGGAAATATGCTATCGTAATACTTGTTTCTATTCCATTTCTCGAACTGTTTGGAAAGTAGAGAGTAGAAGAATAGGAGAAAGAGGTAGGAAGGTAGAACTTTATTACCCCTAACCCAAGACAAGTCATGGCTCTTCTTTGAAGGGATTGACAAAAACAAACATGGCTAGTTTGCTCAAAGTTTTATGTAGACTGGTAGTTTTTTAAGAGTAACTTGGTAAGAGAGGTGGAAAGAAGCAGGAAGTGGTCGTTTTATATCCTTAGCGCGACATCTTCTACGGCACAGCCATTCCGCCTTTTTTGGTCGTTTCTAGTTTCACAGGAAATTATGGGCGGATATATGGCTCCGCGCACGAGGTCTCCTCCCCCATCCGAACAGTCGGAAGGTTTTTTTTAGAACAGTATCTTCTTCCAACTGTGTTTAGTAGAGGTGCTTCAAGCCGAACATCTCGCTGTGCTTCGTCATTTTCTTAAATGTAGTAAATGACCCAGAAGATTTTTCAGAACGCAGCCATTTCACATCCTGTTTCTTTTCAAAAAAGGCGCAGAATAACGTATAGGCCATGGTAGTTTTTTAGTTATAGAAGTAGGTAGAACAACACATCTGACAAAGACATCAGTTGTCTGTAGTAGTTATAGGTTAAGAAGAAAGCTCGGAAACAAACATCGATCACTACGTCTTCGGTTTTAGTATAACCCTCTTCTCTCGGCACATACGCTTTTCGAGGGTTTGGAATATGGAAAGTTTTGGGAAAATAAAAAGGTAGATGAGGAGGAAGAAAGGGTGGGCGAGGTAGCAGTGGGTTATATGCTTGGGTACAAGCTTTACTAACACCGAATAGGTCTAGCTTAATATAGTCACCCCGTCCTCCAGCGCATCATCTACCAGCAACCCGCACCTGCAGGGCTCTCAATCATCAAACAAAACAGAGCAAGAAACAGTAttgtctctctctctctttgTGCAAGAGCATGATATTATACTACAGTAGATAGCACATGAATCCACACGCTTATCATCTACCCGAAATCAAGAATATAAGTCGTCATCCTGAGTCGCATCGCCAAACCCACCCTCCGCAATATCAACACTACTTTTGCTGGCATGGGCTGCACTAGTCGCTCTTCCTTTACCCTTCCCGCTACCACCGATATGTCCATTCCCGTTTCCGTCTCCGTTGAGTTCAAGATGCTCTGTGCGAATAACCATATCCTCGTCCGGCTCAATCGCCCTAGCCTTTCCTTTACCTTTATAGCTAGAAGCCGGCGCCGCATCCGTTTTCTTTTCATCCCCCTTCTTGCCCGCGCCTTCAAACTGTTTTCTGACTCTGTCGTAGTGTCGCAGTTCATCGGCGCTAACACTGGGTACGAGTTCCTTGTGAGCTTCCATGAAGTCTTCTTCGGTAACCATGACTGCTGTGTCTTCTTCGGTAGCCAGATGATCGAAGAAATATGCGATTGAGATGTTGGGTGAGTGTGTACTGTTGTACTCTTTGACCTTTTCGTCGACGATGCGCGCGCTGCGTGTGATGGCTTTGAGCATGGCGTCGGAGCAGAGGGCGTACATGTCAGCACCAGTGTAGGTGAACGGGAGGCCTTGGGAGACGCGTTGGAGGGAAAGGGAGGGGTGGAGTGTGAATCTGCGAAGCAAGTTAGCAACTGGAGACATAGGAAGATAATTGGTAATACATACTTTCTTGTCAATGCTTCGAGGATGGTCTGCTGCTTCTCATGGGTATCAGAAACACCCAGGTACAGCATCTTATCGAAGCGACCAGGACGCAGAAGTGCTTGATCGAGGAGATCAGGTCTGTTGGTTGCTCCGATGACGAAGACACCTTCTCCTCCATCGCTCATACCGTCAAGCTCGGCTAACAATTGACTGACAATTCGATCCATGACACCACCACTGTCACCTTGATTTCCACGCTTAGGCGCGACAGAGTCAAGTTCGTCGAAGAAGACAACACAAGGGCGAGCGTCGCGGGCTCTTTGAAACACGCGTCGTACATTGGCTTCCGACTCACCAATGTACATGTTGAGCAACTCGGGACCTTTGACACTAAAGAAGTTGAGCGAGAACTCTGTGGCAATAGCCTTTGCAAGAAGCGTCTTTCCCGTTCCTGGAGGTCCGTAAAACAAGATACCACTGCGCTTCTTCATACCCTTGGCAAACAGCTCAGGACGCGACAATGGAAGCTGAATCGTTTCCATGACTGCATCCTTGACATGGGTGAGACCACCGACATCTTTCCAACCCACATTGGGGATCTTGGGAGCGCCAATAGCGTCGGCGAAGTTCTTGCGTGCGGCATCCACCGCACCATCTAGATCAGCCTTTGTAAGGCTGTTACTAAAGGGACCACCTGCTAGCTCGATGTCACGCGTTGTGATGGTGTCACCCGAAGAATGGGACTTGGTAGCAGACGCGGCGAGTTCTTCGAGACGATTTCGCTTGGCAACAAAAGCTCGATCAACAACATCCACCAGGTCGCCTGCCACTAGAGCTGCAGTCTTGACAGCGACATTGCCCAAGTCAGCTTCGGGAGATAGTCGAATACCGGCGTCATCGATTATGCTTCTTAGGATGCCCTCTCTTTCGCCCTCATCAGGAGCTGTCATTTCGATCTCGTGTGTGAAGAGTCCCCGAATGCCTTCTGGTACCTTGTCGAtttctgttgttgttgcaATCAAGACACGAGAGTCGGCCAAAATTTCCTTCAGCGCAGTGTTCATGCGATCGGCATTCAGAGCATCAACATGCTTTACAAGCAACGCTGTATACTCAGCACCGCATGAGAAAGCTCGCTCTGCCCTTGCCTTCAGGAAACCTTCGGTTTTTACATCGCCACCTCCAGCTCCACCTTCGGTTATGATGTCAAAGGCATCGATGGAAAAGGTGTGTAAGCCGAGATCCTCGCAGGCTTTTGTAGCAAGAGTAGCCTTGCCGATACCACGTTGCGTTGAAGTTATTAGAACCGCAATGGGAGGCAGGCCTAGATGAATGGCGCGAGGACTCGTAGCTACAGACATAAGCTCCCGTAGCCGTCTACGCAGTGGTGAAATGTAAGGCTTGGGTAGCTCGTCCAAAGCCATCGTCTTTTGCGAGCTTGAGACGGGCGTTCGCTTGGCGCCTAGATAGTACTGCCAGGCATTGCTGATAGGGGCCGGGGTTTTGCCTTGCTCGCTCCCGTTCATTTCCATCTTTGTGCTGGCAGCGTCCACTGTCACAGCACCGCCCCAGATGTCCGCCTCCTCGCCATCATGAGACGTATGAGGGGCGCTAGAGACGTTACCGATCCTGAACCAGGATACAACCTTTGGGTTGCGGCTGCTAACACTGGTGCTTTCTTCGTTCGGTTTTGTTTTGGCTCTGGTCAGCAACTCCTCACTGCCAGCATCATCCTCGGCGCTGGTTTGGAACACTGCTCGACCAAGAGACTCGTCAATCGAGACCCCTATGAGATCGCCACTCTTCACGATTCGCCGCTTCTGTTCAAAGTGGTCTTTCAAAGCTGCGAAGAGACTAGGTTGGAGGAGACGGTCCGATGACAGAGGTGTTGACACCTTTAAAAGGGTGACTTCTTTTGCGGAAGGAGGCAACGAAGACCCAGTTATTCGAGGCTTTTGTATCAAGTTTCTAGGCAGATGCGAAGAGGGGCTGGGAGCTAGAGGGGTGATGCGGAGGTGAGACGGGCTGCCCAGGTTTGCGAGAAGAATCGGGGATAGGTAGGCATTCAACGACGAGGTTGGCTGGGAGAAACCGGAGAAACTGCTTCTTCGATCAAGATCTGCAGTCTTCTGAACTGGGTAGCGGACAGCCTTCTTTGACATGTTCTCCGGTAGACCAAAGACGCGGACAGGACGCCAATTTGTGTTGTCTTCCTCATCCGCTCCACCAAAAGCTCCCAATCCCCAAAGGGGATGCGAGGAAGGTGCCTCAGTACCCTCAAGTCTGACCCAATCGCCAGAGAAGCAACCGACCTTGACTAGTGTGTTTATGTCGACAAAGACGCGGGcttcctcatcatcttcggTTCCTGGCTTCGGGTGAACGAGATCATCAGGGATACTTTGTAGTAGCCCTTGAGCTTTGAAGACTTTGCTCTTGCTAGTGGGCCCGCGAGCAGTCGTTGCCGTGAAGCTCGAATAGACGGACCCGGGGGTTGCGATGCCATTCGTCTTGAATTGACCCGGTCGTGGTGTTGCGGACGTGTATGCTGAAAGCGCACCTGATGACTGAGGCGGGAGCATCGGTGCGTTCAGCGAGATGATatcgtcatcctcgtcaGACAAACCTCCAGCATCGCTCTCAGAAAGCTCAGACTCGAAGTTGTCGGCCGACTTGTCGGCTGGGGGGGAATCATTCCGCGAATCGGCTCGGTCCTCTGCAGCGGAATAGAAGGTATCGTTGGATGTGTCATCGgcttcgtcgtcgtcgccgaAACCGTTGGTGGCTGAGGTTTGCTTGACAGGAAGGACAGGGTGATGTCTGGAGCTGCTGCGGTGCGACTGCAATATGACGATTCGCGTGCTCGGCAGGATTAAGCCTTGTGATACAGGCTCACAGGCGCTGACCTTGGCTGGCGGGGGCGGGACGTGTGTGATGGGATGGGCGGGCAACTTGAGAGGAAGCAAATCGCCCGTGTGCAGGACAGTCGGTAACTGTAGAGCCTCACGCACGGCTTTCCGCCAAACCTCCTCTTGTGCAGCGAGATTGACTGCTTTCCCTTGAGTCCCGTTGGCTTCGAGTTGGCGGCTCTTCGGACCTCGCGATGCACCATTCATTTGAGCGACGAAGCCCCCGCCAAACTTGGCA from Pyrenophora tritici-repentis strain M4 chromosome 8, whole genome shotgun sequence includes the following:
- a CDS encoding SpoVK, ATPase AAA+ class, with amino-acid sequence MDAHNEAVHPRKRRRRRRLDRPPISARLLLDDRMKGEVGILSEDLFNDLFPAAKDKNTGVNGETDRVQHVAITPWLPSTLVASQSPSWTILPVRPAEKAENGAVRPHSSLHIPASSLALQSFSHVLQNAAPNRMQRRDAPIEVRIYDVIPVGLDTVYVNLDTEALRKLDEVHAKFGGGFVAQMNGASRGPKSRQLEANGTQGKAVNLAAQEEVWRKAVREALQLPTVLHTGDLLPLKLPAHPITHVPPPPAKVSACEPVSQGLILPSTRIVILQSHRSSSRHHPVLPVKQTSATNGFGDDDEADDTSNDTFYSAAEDRADSRNDSPPADKSADNFESELSESDAGGLSDEDDDIISLNAPMLPPQSSGALSAYTSATPRPGQFKTNGIATPGSVYSSFTATTARGPTSKSKVFKAQGLLQSIPDDLVHPKPGTEDDEEARVFVDINTLVKVGCFSGDWVRLEGTEAPSSHPLWGLGAFGGADEEDNTNWRPVRVFGLPENMSKKAVRYPVQKTADLDRRSSFSGFSQPTSSLNAYLSPILLANLGSPSHLRITPLAPSPSSHLPRNLIQKPRITGSSLPPSAKEVTLLKVSTPLSSDRLLQPSLFAALKDHFEQKRRIVKSGDLIGVSIDESLGRAVFQTSAEDDAGSEELLTRAKTKPNEESTSVSSRNPKVVSWFRIGNVSSAPHTSHDGEEADIWGGAVTVDAASTKMEMNGSEQGKTPAPISNAWQYYLGAKRTPVSSSQKTMALDELPKPYISPLRRRLRELMSVATSPRAIHLGLPPIAVLITSTQRGIGKATLATKACEDLGLHTFSIDAFDIITEGGAGGGDVKTEGFLKARAERAFSCGAEYTALLVKHVDALNADRMNTALKEILADSRVLIATTTEIDKVPEGIRGLFTHEIEMTAPDEGEREGILRSIIDDAGIRLSPEADLGNVAVKTAALVAGDLVDVVDRAFVAKRNRLEELAASATKSHSSGDTITTRDIELAGGPFSNSLTKADLDGAVDAARKNFADAIGAPKIPNVGWKDVGGLTHVKDAVMETIQLPLSRPELFAKGMKKRSGILFYGPPGTGKTLLAKAIATEFSLNFFSVKGPELLNMYIGESEANVRRVFQRARDARPCVVFFDELDSVAPKRGNQGDSGGVMDRIVSQLLAELDGMSDGGEGVFVIGATNRPDLLDQALLRPGRFDKMLYLGVSDTHEKQQTILEALTRKFTLHPSLSLQRVSQGLPFTYTGADMYALCSDAMLKAITRSARIVDEKVKEYNSTHSPNISIAYFFDHLATEEDTAVMVTEEDFMEAHKELVPSVSADELRHYDRVRKQFEGAGKKGDEKKTDAAPASSYKGKGKARAIEPDEDMVIRTEHLELNGDGNGNGHIGGSGKGKGRATSAAHASKSSVDIAEGGFGDATQDDDLYS